Proteins from one Candidatus Dadabacteria bacterium genomic window:
- the rplP gene encoding 50S ribosomal protein L16 — protein MLQPKKTKYRKQFKGRNRGAATRGTTFAFGDLALQTLENGTITSRQIEAARIAITRHVRRGANLWIRIFPYKPVTKKPAETRMGKGKGDVDKYVAPVKRGQFLYEISGVSEELARSALRLASYKLPLRTRIVSRSEEEFV, from the coding sequence ATGCTTCAGCCTAAGAAGACAAAGTACAGAAAGCAGTTCAAGGGAAGAAACCGAGGAGCGGCGACCCGGGGAACGACGTTTGCCTTCGGCGACCTTGCGCTTCAGACGTTGGAAAACGGGACGATTACTTCAAGGCAGATAGAGGCCGCCCGTATTGCGATCACAAGGCACGTGAGAAGGGGAGCAAATCTCTGGATAAGGATATTTCCCTATAAACCCGTTACCAAGAAGCCTGCAGAGACTAGGATGGGAAAGGGAAAGGGGGATGTGGACAAGTATGTGGCGCCGGTAAAAAGAGGACAATTTCTTTACGAAATATCAGGAGTAAGCGAAGAACTTGCACGCTCAGCCTTAAGGCTTGCTTCCTATAAGCTTCCTCTTAGAACCAGGATAGTGTCCAGAAGCGAGGAGGAGTTTGTCTGA
- the rpsC gene encoding 30S ribosomal protein S3 — MGQKINPIGLRIGITRSWDSKWFAEKQMYRTLLKEDIDIRNYVKKTFYQAAISNIEIERAAADKVRILVYAARPGIIIGRKGQEIEQLKKKLQQMTGKGIFLDIREVKRPETDAQLVAENLALQLERRVAYRRAMKRVLSSSIRAGVLGIKVMVAGRLGGAEIARREWYREGRVPLGTLRADLDYGVTEASTTYGVIGVKVWIFKGEIIQKKTKERAGEIPESVDTDASA, encoded by the coding sequence TTGGGACAGAAAATTAATCCTATAGGACTTCGTATTGGAATAACCAGGTCATGGGATTCCAAGTGGTTTGCCGAGAAACAGATGTACAGGACTCTGCTCAAAGAGGATATAGACATCCGCAACTACGTAAAGAAGACCTTTTATCAGGCAGCCATCTCGAACATTGAGATTGAAAGGGCCGCGGCGGACAAGGTGAGAATTCTAGTGTATGCGGCAAGGCCCGGGATCATCATAGGAAGAAAGGGTCAGGAGATAGAGCAACTGAAGAAAAAGCTCCAGCAGATGACCGGAAAAGGCATATTTCTTGACATAAGAGAAGTAAAGAGACCCGAAACCGATGCCCAACTTGTTGCTGAGAACCTTGCCCTTCAGCTTGAAAGAAGGGTTGCATACAGAAGGGCCATGAAAAGGGTGCTTTCATCCTCCATCCGAGCCGGGGTTCTAGGAATAAAAGTCATGGTTGCCGGGCGTCTCGGCGGAGCCGAAATAGCGAGAAGGGAGTGGTACAGGGAGGGAAGAGTGCCCCTCGGTACGCTCCGTGCGGATCTTGACTACGGGGTTACCGAAGCGTCAACCACCTACGGAGTGATAGGCGTAAAGGTCTGGATATTCAAAGGCGAGATAATACAGAAAAAGACTAAAGAGAGAGCAGGTGAAATTCCTGAGAGTGTAGATACCGATGCTTCAGCCTAA
- the rplV gene encoding 50S ribosomal protein L22 — MVSKAVHKYARVSPKKARVVLDLIRGKSVEEASSILLSARRRVSPLLSKLLKSAVANASEKGYSDIDSLYVKEVYATQGPTLKRFRARAMGRAFARKTRMSHITIVLEQRGF; from the coding sequence ATGGTTTCTAAAGCAGTACATAAGTATGCCAGGGTGTCGCCGAAGAAGGCCAGGGTGGTTCTTGACCTCATAAGGGGAAAAAGCGTGGAGGAAGCTTCCTCGATTCTGCTTTCCGCCCGCAGGAGGGTCTCACCACTGCTCTCTAAGCTGCTTAAATCGGCTGTGGCCAACGCCTCTGAGAAAGGATACAGCGACATCGACTCCCTTTACGTAAAGGAAGTCTACGCAACGCAGGGTCCGACACTTAAGCGTTTTAGGGCCAGGGCGATGGGAAGGGCTTTTGCCCGTAAAACCAGGATGAGTCATATAACGATAGTACTTGAACAGAGGGGATTCTGA
- the rpsS gene encoding 30S ribosomal protein S19 produces MARSSKKGLYVHEKLMKKVEQAQSSGSQRIIRTWSRASMIIPEMIGMTFAVHNGTRFIPVFVSEQMVGHKLGEFSPTRTYHGHAGDRKARKR; encoded by the coding sequence ATGGCAAGATCAAGTAAAAAGGGACTGTATGTGCACGAAAAGCTTATGAAGAAAGTTGAGCAGGCACAGAGTTCCGGGAGTCAGAGAATCATCAGGACCTGGTCAAGAGCTTCAATGATAATACCCGAGATGATAGGAATGACTTTCGCGGTTCACAACGGAACGAGGTTTATTCCCGTGTTTGTGTCTGAACAGATGGTAGGACATAAGCTGGGCGAGTTTTCTCCCACGAGGACTTACCATGGTCATGCGGGTGACAGAAAAGCTAGGAAAAGATAG
- the rplB gene encoding 50S ribosomal protein L2, with amino-acid sequence MGVKKYNPTSPGRRFMSGFDFEEVTSKKPHKSLTVSLKKNSGRNSNGRITSFRKGGGHKKRYRIIDFKRDKHGIPARVVSLEYDPYRSARIALLSYVDGEKRYIIAPAGLKVGDELNSGPGVEVSSGNALPIENIPVGTVIHNIEMRPGGGGKLVRSAGSAAQIVAKDGNYAQIKLASGEIRLIHLRCMATVGRIGNAENELIVWGKAGRSRHKGIRPTVRGVAMNPVDHPHGGGEGKATKGNPHPVSPWGWITIGKKTRNNKRMDKYIVKPRRVGYGMD; translated from the coding sequence ATGGGAGTAAAAAAATACAACCCCACATCTCCGGGAAGAAGGTTCATGTCCGGGTTTGACTTCGAGGAGGTAACCTCAAAAAAGCCCCACAAGTCCCTTACGGTTTCTCTTAAGAAGAACTCAGGACGCAACTCGAATGGAAGGATTACCAGCTTCAGAAAAGGCGGCGGTCACAAGAAACGCTACAGAATAATAGACTTCAAAAGAGACAAGCACGGCATACCTGCCAGAGTTGTCTCGCTGGAATATGATCCGTATCGCTCGGCTAGAATCGCTCTTCTGTCCTATGTTGACGGTGAAAAAAGATATATTATAGCCCCTGCCGGCCTTAAAGTGGGTGATGAACTAAATTCCGGACCCGGGGTGGAAGTTTCAAGCGGAAATGCTCTTCCCATAGAGAATATTCCCGTGGGTACGGTTATTCACAACATAGAAATGAGGCCCGGAGGCGGGGGAAAGCTGGTTCGTTCCGCAGGTTCGGCAGCGCAGATTGTCGCAAAAGACGGTAACTACGCCCAGATAAAACTCGCTTCTGGCGAAATAAGGCTGATTCATCTTCGGTGCATGGCTACTGTGGGAAGGATCGGAAACGCCGAGAACGAACTTATAGTCTGGGGGAAGGCGGGGAGGTCCCGTCACAAGGGCATAAGACCCACGGTTCGCGGGGTGGCGATGAATCCAGTTGATCATCCCCATGGCGGAGGAGAAGGCAAGGCGACCAAGGGAAACCCTCATCCTGTTTCTCCTTGGGGATGGATTACGATAGGAAAGAAGACGAGAAACAACAAGAGAATGGACAAATATATAGTTAAGCCGAGAAGGGTTGGCTACGGAATGGATTAA
- the rplW gene encoding 50S ribosomal protein L23 codes for MKDPRSIIKLPVITEKSTEAREDGWYVFSVDRRCNKKEIQDSVEKIFGVKVEKVRTLVLPGKRVKRFGRVVGKRSAVKKAYVKLREGEINLFEGV; via the coding sequence ATGAAAGATCCCCGTTCGATCATAAAACTTCCTGTGATTACCGAGAAAAGCACAGAAGCCAGAGAAGACGGCTGGTATGTTTTTTCCGTAGACAGAAGATGCAACAAAAAGGAGATACAGGATTCCGTCGAGAAGATCTTCGGGGTCAAGGTGGAGAAGGTGAGAACCCTTGTGCTTCCTGGAAAAAGAGTGAAAAGATTCGGCAGAGTTGTAGGAAAAAGGTCAGCGGTTAAAAAGGCTTACGTTAAGCTCAGAGAGGGAGAAATCAACCTGTTTGAGGGAGTTTGA
- the rplD gene encoding 50S ribosomal protein L4 has translation MLQVDVYDIARKKVGTMELRSEIFEAPVKKHLLHEVVNWQLAKKRAGTSSTKTRAEVRGGGAKPWKQKHTGRARAGSRRSPIWRKGGVVFGPKPKDWSYSIPKKVRKGALVSALSSRFGEGAIVVLDSFELPEIKTRQVAKFMKDFDFSQALVVVSSDNENLHKSARNIPDIKVLRDEGLNVYDLLRHKNIVMVRDSVEKIQERLS, from the coding sequence ATGCTTCAAGTTGACGTATATGACATTGCCAGGAAAAAGGTGGGGACAATGGAACTTCGCTCCGAAATATTTGAAGCTCCAGTGAAAAAGCACTTGCTCCACGAAGTAGTCAACTGGCAGCTTGCCAAAAAAAGGGCCGGAACCTCGTCCACCAAGACGAGAGCTGAAGTCCGAGGCGGCGGAGCAAAGCCATGGAAACAGAAACACACAGGACGTGCAAGGGCGGGGTCCAGGCGTTCCCCGATCTGGCGCAAGGGTGGAGTAGTTTTTGGACCGAAACCGAAAGACTGGTCTTACTCAATTCCGAAAAAGGTGAGAAAAGGGGCACTTGTTTCCGCTCTTTCAAGCCGTTTCGGCGAAGGTGCCATAGTTGTGCTCGACAGTTTTGAGCTTCCGGAGATAAAGACCAGGCAAGTGGCGAAATTCATGAAGGATTTTGACTTCTCCCAAGCTCTTGTGGTTGTCAGTTCGGATAACGAGAATCTCCACAAGTCGGCAAGGAACATACCTGACATAAAGGTGCTCAGGGATGAAGGGCTTAACGTCTACGATCTTCTCAGACACAAGAACATAGTCATGGTGCGGGATTCGGTTGAAAAAATCCAGGAGAGACTATCATGA